AGCCCTGAGCTCAACTCAACCATCAACATCCACAGAACGTCCTCAGGTACGGCTCAAGTCATAGGCTCTGATGTGCAATAAACAACCAAGAGTGTTTTATCAAGTGCTATATGAGGTTAAagtttaaaggagcagttccACATTTTGAGGAATACGCTTactcactttcttgctgagagttagatgaacTGTAGCAAGAccagcagtcagttagcttagcttagcttagcacaaagactggaaacaggtggaaacagctagcctggctttgtccaaagaTAAAGCTGCAGGATGCAACAATTTAACATCCGccgctctctctgctgcctcgtATCGCTCAGCTAAGCCCCCCGACCACCAACCCTAATAATGGCAGCAGAGGGGGTTGGTTGTCCTGCGAAGACTCAGTCCTCGCAGGGCCCGCTCTCCACGACGTGAGCCTTGCCAAGACCCCGGCGCCTCTCGCCGTGACTCATCTTCTCAAAGACGCCCCTGCAGCGCTTCGTGGCCTCGGGGGCAGAGTGCCCCAGGCTTCAGAGGCAGCTGTGACGCTGTCTGACAGCAGGATGAGAGGCTCGtacaccacatgcacacacacacacacacacacatcactgtcCCCCCTCAAAAGCTATTCCCCACCATTTGCCAGCATCGCACATAATGAGAGTGAAGCTCACACACGTGTTTTGTTCTTTACAAAAACTGGAAACTGATCACaagttgcaggattttctgcagctttttcttcCATTCAATCAGGcgttctctctcactctctgcgGTGCGGGCACAGTGATAAAATGAAGTGTAAAGATAGGTCTGGCTACGGGAGACTAGGCTTTCACCAGCTGAAGGGACGTGCACATGCTTCTGCACAAGTAGAACAGCCAAAAGGAACGCCTTCTCTCTGAGATGACCTGTGATTGACCAGAGTCTCTCATTGCAGGCTAGATTTTCTTACGCCTGTAAAAAGAGGCAAGAGGAGGCGCAGACGTCTAGTTTTCGGTCAAACCACTTCAGTTACAATGAGAAAGAAAGGTTATGATGGAATTTTTGCCCAATGATGCCAAAAATAAACTTGCTACCACAGTGTTAATGAATTTTACCTaacagcacctctaaagatcaCTAAATAATGTCATATCCTGTTTAATCCACTGAAAAACCGAAGTGTAAAAACTACAAGTTGCTGTTTGCAGGGGATTATGTGCTGGAAGATGTATCTTCCTGACGTTTCCACTGGCCGCCATCAGTCACTGCTCCCAGCTTGTTTGCTACATGTGAACACAGACAGGTGCTACCGTTCCTCCTTTCATAAacaaataattttatttattttaattaccTTCGGATAGAGCCAAGCTTGCGctttccagtctctgtgctaagctaagctatctCACAGCTGACTGTAGCTGTCTTTACTCGACAgatatcaatcttctcctcTGATCCTTGGCAAGAGAGTGAATAAGCAGATTTTCCTCATCCTTTAAGTGGTTATTTAACTGCTGTGGTGAAGCTACACTCTTCCAATTAGGGTTTGGAAAGTTCATCACTGcatcagaaaacaaagcaatgaaCACTTCCCTCCTCTGGAGACAGTTTGGGTGTTCCCTGAATTTCATTTGCACCGTCTGCTCTTTGTTCCCTGCAGTTGAAGGGCTCTGCGAGGGTGTCAAAGCAGGGTTGGTGGATGTGGCCGTGTGGGTGGGGACCTGTGCTGACTACCCCAGAGGTGATGCGTCTACAGGGTGGAACTCAGTATCCAGGATTATCATTGAGGAGCTGcccaaataaaaaaataaagggtGCATGTTTAGGGAGGGACCAGCGCTGGTAGTATAAGAGTATGTTTTCTGGCCCTCCAAAATGATCAGGTACAGTTTGCTAAGGGGTCACAGCATCACTGATGCTaacttgaatgtttttgtgttttctttaaatacCATACCAGTTGACAGGCCTATAAACAAGAATACTGTGTCATTCTGTCTTCCTTAAATAAACTTTGTACTGTAGCTGTACTGCTCATGGCTGCTGCTGGTATACAGTAACCATTTAACAGACAAGACACTGACCATATTTAAACTGTGTCCTCATGTGACctgtttgtattcatttttactgttaataaagtcttttttttaaagaactgaaCAAAAACCATATGACTGCTTGTTTAGCCGCGCTGGAATACCATGCACTTAATTCAGCGTAGCTACAATagtaaaacatttaatgtatttatagGTATCAAATACTGACAATGCAGTTTACAATTTGTTGCCAGCAAACAAAGATAATCTGAACAAAAGTATGAATTGAGATATAAATGTATAGGAACTAAAATCACCTCTATTTCTGCGGTCTGTAAGGGAATAATTTAAGAGACAAACTCCTTTTACACATACAGGTGACTGGAACCTGAGAAGATTTGCTGTTGGTAATCAGCTTTTCATATTTCAGCCTGTATCTATTTCTGCCAtcagaaaacatcaaatgtaAACAGAACGATGAGGAAACATTTAGCAACCTCCTCTGTCGTGAGCTAATATGCTGACACATGCATCggtaaaaaagagagaaagaagagaaagacaaaagtcATGGCAGCATGTCCTTTGGCATGTACGTCAACATACTTTTTCCCATAAGTGTCTGTCATGCATCTGAGTCAGTGACAGATGCCATCTTCAACATCATCACAGTTcactaaaacacagaatttgtattaaaaaaaaaaaacaatctaccaaacaaagaaaacagcatatTCCATTGCACAGTTTAGCAACTTTTTCATCCACATTTAGTGCAAATGAACGATTCTCACGGCAGCACATTCACATGTACACCGTGTCGAGAGTTCGGTTTCAGTCAgatgcttttctctctgtatgtctgaaTGGCTCAGAGTCTTTGCAGCTGTCCACGCCAcgctttcatttattttgtcccAAAAGGAAGGAAGACACATTCTCATAAACGACGAAGGTGATGCAGCAGGCGGGAGTGACACGAATCACGTTGGGGATGATGCCTTTGTAGAAACCAATGGCGCCTTCGTTCCTGCAGAGacaaggggggggggcaatgaCAGCCAAATTTAGAAACTGAGACTACATGGCATGTTCGGCCGCTTTGTGAGTGGATCCATATCATACCTCCATGTCCGTCTGATGACATCAATAACTCCATTGTATCTATTGTGCTGGTCTTGCAGGCGAGCTCGCACCACCTGATATGGGTATGTTGTGGCCACAGCAAATATTTTGGATAATGCTGCCATTGTGATGTATTCCAATGCATTCTGTttccacagataaacagatggagagagaacGAGGGAGCAGGGGAGGAAAACTGATGAGTCACTTCTTTAACTGCTAGTTATCAACTGTGGGCTCAGTCTTATTAAAGTGAAAAGTCACAAGCTTTATGCCTTATTTTCATTAAACGCTGAGCATGTTTCCAGACTGCCTGTGGCTCATGGGGTTAATGACTCACCAGCTTCGAATCTGAAGGCACTTTCTTGTATTTGTTGTAGTCTCTCTTGAACTCTTCATAGGCCATGAACTGCAGAGCTCCATGAGATGTGCCAAACAGACCAGGAACATAACCCTTTGACAAGCATATTAATGTAAGTCAATAAATGAAAGTCTATAAATGGCAAAGAACAAAGTACAAAGTACATTGTATTTGTAGGCCTGTGCCTATTTAAAAGCATTTCTATCAGTTTATTTCAAGTGATTTGCTAGCAATTATCCTGACAGGACAACAGAATCCACatgaagctaacagctaaaatGAAGCTTAAAGTTTCTAGATTTAATGGCAAATATCCACGGGTTGTAAATTCTCTACTAAATCTAATACAGGCTGGTGATGCCCTCTAGTGGTGATTCATGACCAATACAAACCTGCATTTCAGCCCAGTAGGTCAAAGGACAACTTTTGCTGTTGTAACTCCTCTATGACACAGCTTACCTTTCCTTGGGTAAAATAAGCATCTTGTGTACTGCTATATTACATGAAAGTACAAAGATACTCTAATGTCTAACCTTGTAAAGTCCAGGCACTCCCTCATGGCGGTAGATCTTGACCAGAGCATCTATCATCCCCTTGTACTGTTTAGTGGTTGGGTCAGCATTGTACTGCAGCACCAGCCGGGTCTTGGTCACCCAGATTGGGTTGGTTATGGTGAGTGTTAGGATGCCTGGGTGAGGACAGGTAGACACTGTAAGGAGGCTGATAGCATTTTCCAAACAGAGACGCTCTGGAGTACATGCAGTGGTTGCTTTAATAGATTGGCATGACCATCGCCACATACTGCCAGCTCCTTCAAACAGTGttatttaagtgttttattAACAGTGCATCCTGACAACTGTTATAACATGGTAAGTGTATagtcacatttttacattaacatcATGAATCTATGAAGGCAATTTAcctcttttaaaaaatgttttagtgcCATTTCCTCACTCACACTAGATCTCTGCATACCATCTGTGCATCTGAGCAGCTGGAACATTTCTAGCTGAATTCCTAATGCATGAAATGGTGCAGACTTTGCAGGCTGAAGTTGTTCCTGCAAACCAGTAGTGGTGTGTTTCTAATAAAAGCCCTACTGAAGCTTAACTTTCAGCCCCTAACTTCATTCGGCCCACAGGAAGCAGATGCATGTGACCCTGTGAAACTATAATGAACAGAAGGAGCAAGCACGTACTAATTTGCATCTGCCTCCATCCTGCTGAAGCCAGCTCGGAGCAGTATTAtctggctgttgttgttgactgtgtgctgattatgtgtgtgtgtgtcagcagggcGGCAGTGTTCAGTTACAAGTAAGACCAACCTGCTTCAGCTGCGGACACCAGGTGCTCTGCGGCACTCAGTTCAGTTTGACGATCCTGCTTTACGTATCCTTTGATTGCATTATAGCTGTAAGGGAAGGTAGTGTGGGAAATAAGACATATCACAGTGACAGCTAATTTTAAAAGCTTAAAACAATTCATGAAAAATAGCATGATGCAGACATGATCCAACAGGTTTATAGCTTATAGGTTACGTACAACAAGAAGTAGAGACCCCAGGATGCTCCAGCACCCCAAACATTGGGCGTCACTCCTTGGTACAGTCCTCTCAGTCCCTCCTGCAGCCAAACACTCTTCATACAGTGTAACATGCCACTGTACTTAGGTCTTAAATCCAATCCATCACTTACTATATTGAAAGGacatcaaatacatttttaagtcatttcaGCCGAATGTAATATAAATCATCAACAATTTCTATAAGGCATAAAGTCAAGGCATAGCAGCATGGTATTGCTGCCATTAAGCAAATCCATTTTAAAATATTAGATTTTCTCACAGGAGTTCTGAACATATGTTTCCATTcaagcaacagaaacagcaggttCACACTTCATAAAGCTCCTCAGTGGCATGAAACTACATTATCGTCGATTACATTATTACAATACAAAGTCATCAGTACTTAAGTGGTGTCATAGTGTACCTGCAAATCTGATTTTGACCAGATCCAGAGGGTGAAGCACAAGTGTTGACA
Above is a window of Chelmon rostratus isolate fCheRos1 chromosome 8, fCheRos1.pri, whole genome shotgun sequence DNA encoding:
- the LOC121610683 gene encoding mitochondrial folate transporter/carrier-like encodes the protein MSSAPNHGAVSVSSKPVSALSIAEHVQQAFSHVKIENLVAGLSGGVVSTLVLHPLDLVKIRFAVSDGLDLRPKYSGMLHCMKSVWLQEGLRGLYQGVTPNVWGAGASWGLYFLFYNAIKGYVKQDRQTELSAAEHLVSAAEAGILTLTITNPIWVTKTRLVLQYNADPTTKQYKGMIDALVKIYRHEGVPGLYKGYVPGLFGTSHGALQFMAYEEFKRDYNKYKKVPSDSKLNALEYITMAALSKIFAVATTYPYQVVRARLQDQHNRYNGVIDVIRRTWRNEGAIGFYKGIIPNVIRVTPACCITFVVYENVSSFLLGQNK